From the Patescibacteria group bacterium genome, one window contains:
- a CDS encoding phosphate propanoyltransferase, with translation MKVPIEISARHIHLSCEDTAVLFGAGFALSKYKDLSQPGQFAANETVKLIGPRGEIEKVRILGPCRKETQIEVSETDAKALGLEPPIRDSGNLVGTSGIKVIGPRGQLELKQGLILALRHIHIDPATAAEIGVKNYDRVKVDTSGERDLLFENVLVRVSPDFKLAMHIDTDEANAAGIDKNNCEGEIIM, from the coding sequence ATGAAAGTACCTATTGAAATATCGGCTCGCCACATTCATTTATCATGCGAAGATACGGCCGTTTTATTCGGCGCCGGCTTTGCCTTGTCAAAATATAAAGATTTATCCCAGCCCGGGCAGTTCGCGGCCAATGAAACCGTTAAGCTTATCGGCCCGAGAGGGGAGATAGAAAAAGTCAGAATTCTTGGCCCCTGCCGCAAAGAAACGCAAATAGAGGTATCGGAAACTGATGCTAAAGCGCTCGGCTTAGAGCCGCCGATTAGAGATTCGGGTAATTTAGTCGGAACATCTGGCATTAAAGTTATCGGTCCGCGCGGCCAGCTTGAATTAAAGCAGGGCTTGATTTTAGCTTTAAGGCATATCCATATTGATCCGGCGACCGCCGCTGAAATTGGAGTAAAAAATTATGACCGCGTTAAAGTTGACACGAGCGGCGAACGTGATTTACTTTTTGAAAATGTTTTAGTCAGAGTCAGCCCGGATTTTAAGCTGGCCATGCATATTGATACGGATGAAGCCAACGCCGCCGGGATAGATAAGAACAATTGTGAAGGAGAGATCATTATGTAA
- a CDS encoding PfkB family carbohydrate kinase: MKYDVITIGGATEDITFYTSEGILINNKKDLTRQKLLAFEYGAKIKVDKSFSSFGGGAANAAVCLSGFGFKAACLSAIGEDARGQRILNNFQAHGVDITLVQKVKKIETGFSFLLVGPTNEHIVFSNRAANSELTINNFEVETLYQSEWIYLTSLSGEWKRNLEKIFSVKNEKIAWNPGHRQILTGLSGIGKYFKNTTCLIVNKDEAIELVMSDKKYKTKSRAFLNNVKNLLLALSSYGPKIVVITGGRDGADAICENKIYHQPIIKEKQRADTTGVGDSFGSAFIAGLELYKQDIKKALHLASRNAASVVSIPGAQNGLLSKKDL; this comes from the coding sequence ATGAAATACGATGTTATAACCATAGGCGGGGCGACCGAGGACATTACTTTTTATACCAGCGAAGGTATTTTAATCAACAACAAGAAAGATTTGACCCGGCAGAAATTATTGGCTTTTGAATATGGCGCCAAAATTAAGGTTGATAAGTCTTTTTCCAGTTTCGGCGGCGGCGCGGCTAACGCCGCGGTTTGTTTGTCCGGCTTCGGCTTTAAGGCGGCTTGCCTCTCGGCCATCGGCGAAGACGCCCGCGGCCAAAGAATTTTAAATAATTTTCAAGCCCATGGCGTTGACATAACTTTAGTGCAAAAAGTTAAAAAAATTGAGACCGGCTTTTCTTTTTTATTGGTCGGGCCGACTAACGAGCATATTGTTTTTTCCAATCGCGCGGCCAACAGCGAATTAACCATTAATAATTTTGAAGTTGAGACTCTATATCAAAGCGAGTGGATATATTTAACCTCTTTATCCGGGGAATGGAAAAGAAATTTAGAAAAGATTTTCTCCGTGAAAAATGAAAAGATTGCCTGGAACCCGGGACATAGGCAGATTTTAACCGGCCTCTCTGGCATCGGGAAATATTTTAAAAATACAACCTGCTTGATTGTTAATAAAGACGAAGCCATAGAATTAGTCATGTCAGATAAAAAATATAAAACTAAGAGCCGCGCCTTTTTAAATAATGTAAAAAATTTGCTCTTGGCTCTAAGTTCTTACGGCCCTAAAATCGTTGTTATCACCGGCGGACGGGACGGCGCCGACGCGATTTGCGAAAATAAAATTTATCATCAGCCGATCATAAAAGAAAAACAGCGCGCCGATACCACTGGAGTGGGCGATTCTTTCGGTTCGGCTTTTATCGCCGGACTGGAATTATATAAGCAAGACATAAAAAAAGCCTTGCATTTAGCTTCAAGAAACGCCGCTTCGGTAGTTAGCATCCCCGGGGCGCAAAACGGCTTATTAAGCAAAAAAGACCTTTAA
- a CDS encoding UTP--glucose-1-phosphate uridylyltransferase yields the protein MQKIKKAIVAVAGSGTRLLPATKAMPKEMLPIVDKPIIQLVVEELVAAGIEDIILVTKWDKKPLEDHFDYNWALIDDLKKAGKDKLMEEVKKIANLANFIYVRQKGPYGNGTPVLSAASLVKGEPFMFVWGDDLVKSKVPFAKQMTDDYNKTGHLMIGVQEVSKEDVVRYGIVKVKKGTMQIQDIVEKPSVKEAPSRLADFGRMILNQDVVDVLKNLPLGKGNELWIVDAIKQYVKQGGKFYAKKVQGGEWLTTGDPLNYMKTMLKYAFDRDDIGPEIKKFTKELLKK from the coding sequence ATGCAAAAAATAAAAAAAGCTATCGTGGCCGTGGCCGGCTCGGGCACTAGGCTCTTACCGGCGACTAAAGCCATGCCTAAAGAAATGCTGCCGATCGTTGATAAGCCGATTATCCAGTTAGTGGTTGAAGAATTAGTGGCGGCCGGGATTGAGGATATAATTTTAGTCACTAAATGGGATAAAAAGCCTTTGGAAGACCATTTTGATTATAATTGGGCGCTGATTGATGATTTAAAAAAAGCCGGCAAAGATAAATTAATGGAAGAGGTAAAAAAAATAGCTAACCTCGCCAATTTTATTTATGTCAGGCAAAAAGGACCGTACGGCAACGGCACGCCGGTTTTATCCGCGGCCAGCCTTGTCAAAGGCGAGCCGTTTATGTTCGTTTGGGGCGATGATTTGGTAAAATCAAAAGTGCCTTTCGCCAAGCAGATGACCGATGATTATAATAAAACCGGCCATCTGATGATCGGCGTGCAGGAAGTGAGCAAAGAAGATGTTGTCCGCTACGGCATCGTTAAAGTTAAAAAAGGCACTATGCAGATTCAGGATATAGTTGAAAAGCCGAGCGTTAAAGAAGCGCCGTCGCGCCTGGCCGATTTCGGCCGCATGATTTTAAACCAGGATGTCGTGGATGTTTTAAAAAATTTGCCTTTGGGTAAGGGCAACGAACTTTGGATAGTTGACGCTATTAAGCAGTATGTTAAGCAAGGCGGTAAATTTTACGCTAAAAAAGTGCAGGGCGGCGAATGGCTGACCACCGGCGACCCGCTTAATTACATGAAGACCATGCTGAAATACGCTTTTGACCGCGATGATATCGGCCCGGAGATAAAGAAATTTACTAAAGAGTTATTAAAGAAATAA
- a CDS encoding glycosyltransferase family 2 protein codes for MDISIVIVNYKSKDLTLNCVRSIRQADWPGLAYEIIIVDNYSGDLKGDDLKQFGDIKFIMNGQNIGLGAANNKGARIAQGKYIVIMNPDTLAGKDVFLKLFNYLENNPGAGVVGPKQFNLDKTIQASCFRWPGLMTPLFRRTPLGKIGLGKKDLDRFLYKDYNKDSLREVDWLLGSFLFCRASAFRQIGLYDEKFFLYFEDTDLCKRFWQAGWKVVYNPQAMIIHNHARQSARVAWYKFFTSLTAWHHIISWLKYLKKWGIS; via the coding sequence ATGGATATCAGCATCGTTATAGTAAATTATAAGTCCAAAGATTTAACTCTGAACTGCGTCCGGTCTATCAGGCAAGCTGATTGGCCCGGCTTGGCTTATGAAATTATAATCGTAGATAATTATTCCGGCGATTTAAAAGGCGATGATTTAAAGCAATTCGGAGATATTAAATTTATCATGAACGGCCAAAATATCGGCTTGGGCGCGGCTAATAATAAAGGCGCGAGGATCGCCCAAGGGAAGTATATCGTGATTATGAATCCGGATACTTTGGCCGGCAAAGATGTTTTTTTAAAGCTGTTTAATTACCTGGAAAATAATCCCGGAGCCGGTGTAGTTGGGCCTAAGCAATTTAACCTTGATAAGACTATCCAGGCTTCTTGCTTTCGCTGGCCCGGATTAATGACGCCGCTTTTCAGGCGCACCCCTTTAGGGAAAATTGGACTTGGCAAAAAAGATTTAGACAGATTTTTATATAAGGATTATAATAAAGACAGCCTGCGCGAAGTGGATTGGCTTTTAGGCTCATTTTTGTTCTGCCGCGCTTCGGCCTTTAGGCAAATCGGACTGTACGATGAAAAGTTTTTTCTTTATTTTGAGGACACTGATTTATGCAAGCGTTTTTGGCAGGCCGGCTGGAAAGTCGTCTATAATCCGCAAGCCATGATTATCCATAATCATGCCCGGCAAAGCGCGCGCGTCGCCTGGTATAAATTTTTTACCAGCCTAACTGCCTGGCATCATATAATTTCCTGGCTTAAATATTTAAAAAAATGGGGGATAAGTTAA
- a CDS encoding glycosyltransferase family 2 protein produces the protein MNKKVAIIISPNYKDYAEKYLAECAASIKKQAYAGEMKIFITDNESTEESYDFLKRAAPEAEIIRNKNNGGFAKGNNDCMKLALERGFDYVILFNMDTVLEADCVGKMVREAEENRIPLAPFAKGGKIGAVQARLMLYSDKNKINSLGNITHFLGFGYSQGYGEEMADKKDQMTNEICYPSGAAVLFKREALEKVGLFDEEFWMYNEDQDLGWRLWLAGFKCILAREAVVYHKYEFSRSIKKYYWMDRNRLIAMLKNYHLFTLILIFPALVAMELGLLFFAARKGWFKEKLGVYKYFLSLKNWRYIRQARERVQKLRQVKDKDIVKLFSGRIWYQEINSKQLEISNVVFNIYWRAVRFLIAW, from the coding sequence ATGAATAAAAAAGTTGCCATAATAATCAGTCCGAATTATAAAGATTACGCCGAAAAATATTTGGCGGAATGTGCCGCTAGCATAAAAAAGCAGGCTTACGCTGGCGAAATGAAAATTTTTATAACTGACAATGAAAGCACGGAAGAAAGCTATGATTTTTTAAAGCGAGCGGCGCCGGAAGCGGAAATAATCAGAAATAAAAATAATGGCGGGTTTGCCAAAGGGAATAATGATTGCATGAAATTAGCGCTAGAGCGGGGATTTGACTACGTGATTTTATTCAATATGGATACGGTTTTAGAGGCGGATTGCGTCGGGAAGATGGTGCGAGAAGCAGAAGAAAATAGAATCCCTCTAGCCCCCTTTGCTAAAGGGGGTAAAATCGGCGCGGTGCAGGCGAGATTAATGCTTTATAGCGATAAAAATAAAATAAACAGCTTAGGCAATATTACGCATTTTTTGGGTTTCGGGTATAGCCAAGGCTATGGAGAAGAAATGGCGGATAAAAAAGACCAAATGACAAATGAAATTTGCTACCCGTCCGGCGCGGCGGTTTTATTTAAGCGCGAGGCCTTAGAAAAAGTCGGCTTGTTTGATGAGGAATTTTGGATGTATAATGAAGATCAGGATCTGGGCTGGCGGCTATGGCTGGCCGGCTTTAAGTGTATTTTGGCGCGCGAAGCCGTGGTTTACCATAAATACGAGTTTTCCCGCAGCATTAAAAAATATTATTGGATGGACCGCAATCGCCTTATCGCCATGCTGAAAAATTATCATTTATTTACTTTAATATTGATTTTTCCCGCGCTGGTTGCCATGGAACTCGGCTTATTATTTTTTGCCGCGCGCAAAGGCTGGTTTAAGGAAAAGCTCGGGGTTTACAAATATTTTTTAAGCTTAAAAAATTGGCGCTATATCAGGCAAGCCCGCGAACGGGTTCAAAAATTAAGGCAAGTTAAAGACAAAGATATAGTAAAATTATTTTCCGGCAGGATCTGGTATCAAGAGATTAACAGCAAGCAGCTGGAGATTTCCAACGTGGTTTTTAATATATATTGGCGGGCAGTAAGGTTTTTAATTGCGTGGTAA
- the xerA gene encoding site-specific tyrosine recombinase/integron integrase encodes MNGNYQYPSKDPMFNLAREMRIRNFSPKTIQAYLYYNKELLRFANKSPREINSEDLRDYIDCLFNLGKSSSTVNLAINSFKFYYEGVLQRSFFISKIGIKRPKSEKKLPVVLSKNEVVMMINVLDNIKHKLMIQILFGSGLRVSEAVDLKINDIDFFRRIITVRHGKGAKDRITIVSDQTLRNIEKYLLEYQPLTFLFESQPAGTKLTVRTIQKIVGEAARLAKVKPNISAHSLRHSFATHLLESGTDIRYIQELLGHARLETTQIYTKVANNKLREIVSPLE; translated from the coding sequence ATGAACGGAAATTATCAATATCCAAGCAAGGATCCGATGTTTAATTTAGCTCGGGAAATGAGGATACGCAATTTCAGCCCGAAAACTATTCAAGCTTATCTTTATTATAACAAAGAATTGCTTAGATTTGCAAATAAAAGCCCGAGAGAGATAAACTCCGAAGACTTGCGGGATTATATTGATTGTTTGTTTAATCTCGGTAAATCATCATCAACCGTTAATTTAGCCATCAATTCTTTCAAATTTTATTACGAAGGCGTATTGCAAAGGAGTTTTTTTATTTCAAAAATCGGAATTAAGCGGCCAAAAAGCGAAAAAAAGCTTCCGGTTGTGCTTAGTAAAAATGAAGTAGTAATGATGATAAACGTTTTGGATAATATTAAGCATAAATTGATGATCCAAATATTATTCGGTTCAGGGCTCCGAGTCAGCGAAGCGGTTGATCTGAAAATCAATGATATTGATTTTTTCCGCAGGATTATTACGGTCAGGCATGGCAAAGGCGCCAAAGACAGGATAACGATAGTTTCCGATCAGACTTTAAGAAATATTGAAAAATATTTACTGGAATATCAGCCGCTGACTTTTTTATTTGAAAGCCAGCCCGCCGGAACAAAATTAACCGTGCGCACAATTCAAAAAATAGTGGGCGAGGCGGCGCGCTTGGCTAAAGTAAAGCCCAATATATCCGCGCATAGCCTGCGCCACAGTTTCGCCACTCATTTACTTGAAAGCGGAACTGATATAAGGTATATACAGGAGCTATTGGGCCACGCGCGGCTGGAAACCACGCAGATCTATACCAAAGTGGCGAATAATAAATTAAGAGAGATAGTAAGTCCGCTGGAATAA